The Drosophila innubila isolate TH190305 chromosome 3R unlocalized genomic scaffold, UK_Dinn_1.0 2_E_3R, whole genome shotgun sequence genome has a segment encoding these proteins:
- the LOC117790161 gene encoding mediator of RNA polymerase II transcription subunit 27, whose protein sequence is MQMDKLNLTLTAVKNLRSNVRQCFEHLADGTDGEGVEESRNKFVHDFQDRFGAINSQLREVEQLINGLQVPPTAYHLGNTTFLAQETSQDRQALYPQLVNSYKWIDKVHDHSFLAFNNLNQNTLRRSYNYCSQKRQRLPFSSFNNDPDHIDKLLSEINHPPHTSYKVFRPFGSNAVAIVTISNVLKAAIVFKGVLIEWVTIKGYDETLEHDDLWAESRYEVFRKVQEHAHSAMLHFFSPTLPDLAVKSYVTWLNSHIKLFLEPCKRCSKYIANGLPPTWRDLRTLEPFHEECRNS, encoded by the exons ATGCAAATGGAcaagttaaatttaacattaacgGCGGTTAAGAATCTGCGCTCCAATGTGAGACAGTGCTTCGAACACTTGGCCGATGGCACCGACGGCGAGGGCGTCGAAGAGAGTCGAAATAAGTTTGTGCACGATTTTCAAGACAGATTCGGTGCCATTAACTCCCAACTGCG AGAAGTGGAGCAGCTGATAAATGGACTGCAGGTGCCACCGACAGCCTATCATTTGGGCAACACGACATTTTTGGCCCAGGAAACATCTCAGGATCGACAGGCATTGTATCCGCAGCTGGTGAATAGCTACAAGTGGATTGATAAAGTGCACGATCACAGCTTTCTCGCCTTCAACAACCTCAATCAAAACACTCTGCGACGCTCCTACAACTACTGTTCACAAAAGCGTCAACGTTTGCCGTTCTCTTCCTTTAACAACGATCCAGA TCACATAGATAAACTATTAAGTGAGATTAATCACCCGCCGCATACCTCGTACAAAGTGTTCCGACCATTTGGCTCAAATGCCGTTGCCATCGTGACCATCAGCAACGTTCTAAAGGCGGCAATTGTCTTCAAGGGTGTCCTCATTGAGTGGGTGACCATCAAGGGCTACGATGAGACTCTGGAACACGATGATCTGTGGGCGGAGTCGCGCTACGAAGTGTTTCGTAAGGTGCAGGAGCATGCCCATTCAGCCATGCTGCACTTCTTCTCACCTACATTACCCGACTTGGCGGTGAAGAGCTATGTGACTTGGCTAAACAGTCACATAAAGCTATTCCTGGAACCCTGCAAGCGATGCAGCAAATATATAGCCAACGGATTGCCTCCCACGTGGCGCGATCTGCGTACTCTCGAACCGTTCCATGAGGAATGCCGCAATAGTTAG
- the LOC117790832 gene encoding DNA damage-binding protein 1, with translation MSHHYVVTAQKPTAVVACLTGNFTSPTDLNLVIARNNQVEIDLVTPEGLRPLKEININGKITVMRHFRPPDSNKDLLFILTRRFNVMILEARMVGDSITVVTKANGNVSDSVGILSEGGFIAAIDPKARVIGMCLYQGLFTIIPLDKDASELKATNLRMDELTVYDAEFLHGCLNPTVIVIHKDNDGRHVKSHEINLRDKEFIKMAWKQDNVETEATMLIPVPSPIGGVIVIGRESIVYHDGSNYHAVAPLTFRQSTINCYARVDSKGLRYLLGNMDGQLYMLFLGTTETSKGITVKDIKVEQLGEISIPECITYLDNGFLYIGSRHGDSQLVRLSSESIDGSYVIPVENFTNLAPILDIAVVDLDRQGQGQIITCSGSFKDGSLRIIRIGIGIQEHACIDLPGIKGMWSLKVGIDDSVYENTLVLAFVGHTRILTLSGEEVEETDIPGFASDLQSFLCANVDYDQLIQVTAESVRLVKSATKALVGEWKPDGERSIGVVSCNTTQIVVASAREIFYICIEDGSLVEKCRKTLPYEVACLDVTPLDEKQNKSDLVAVGLWTDISAVILSLPDLETIYTEKLSGEIIPRSILMTTFEDIHYLLCALGDGSMYYFILDKANGQLTEKKKVTLGTQPTTLRTFRSFSTTNVFACSDRPTVIYSSNHKLVFSNVNLKEVNHMCSLNAQAYPDSLALATKNSVILGTIDEIQKLHIRTVPLGEGPRRIAYQEASQTFAVSTLRIDVHGRGGAKPLRNSASTQAQNITCSSNILPKPGGGNSTAANAEVGQEIDVHNLLVIDQNTFEVLHSHQFVPPETISSLMSAKLGDDPNTYYVVATSLVFPDEPEPKVGRIIIFHYHDNKLTQVAETKVDGTCYALVEFNGKVLAGIGSFVRLYEWTNEKELRMECNIQNMIAALFLKAKGDFILVGDLMRSITLLQHKQMEGIFVEIARDCEPKWMRAVEILDDDTFLGCETHDNLFVCQKDSAATTDEERQLLPELARFHLGDTINVFRHGSLVMQNVGERTTPINGCVLYGTCNGAIGIVTQIPQDFYDFLHGLEERLKKIIKSVGKIDHTYYRNYQINTKVEPSEGFIDGDLIESFLDLGREKMRDAVLGLELTLNGERKSADVEDVIKIVEDLTRMH, from the exons ATGTCGCATCATTATGTGGTGACCGCTCAAAAACCCACAGCGGTTGTCGCTTGTCTTACGG GCAACTTCACATCGCCGACAGATTTGAATTTGGTTATTGCCCGCAATAATCaagttgaaattgatttggtgACGCCCGAGGGCTTGCGCCCGTTGAAAGAAATCAACATAAATGGGAAAATTACTGTAATGCGACACTTTCGTCCACCGGATAGCAATAAGGATCTTCTATTTATACTAACGCGTCGTTTCAATGTCATGATACTTGAGGCTCGCATGGTGGGTGATAGTATAACCGTCGTCACAAAGGCCAATGGCAATGTGTCCGACTCGGTTGGCATACTCTCTGAGGGGGGTTTCATTGCCGCAATTGATCCAAAAGCGCGTGTTATCGGCATGTGCTTGTATCAGGGACTATTTACGATTATACCCTTGGATAAAGATGCCAGTGAGCTGAAGGCAACCAATTTGCG CATGGATGAGCTGACAGTCTATGATGCGGAGTTTCTACACGGCTGCTTAAATCCAACAGTCATTGTTATACACAAGGATAATGATGGTCGACATGTGAAGTCGCACGAGATCAATTTGCGCGATAAGGAATTCATAAAGATGGCCTGGAAGCAGGATAATGTGGAAACAGAGGCTACAATGCTTATACCAGTGCCATCACCCATTGGCGGCGTCATAGTCATCGGACGGGAGTCCATTGTTTATCACGATGGTAGCAATTATCATGCAGTAGCACCGCTCACCTTCCGTCAAAGTACCATTAATTGCTATGCTCGCGTGGACAGCAAAGGATTGCGTTATCTGCTGGGAAATATGGACGGACAACTCTATATGCTGTTCCTGGGCACAACAGAAACCAGCAAAGGTATTACAGTAAAGGACATTAAAGTGGAGCAATTGGGCGAGATTTCGATACCAGAGTGTATTACGTATTTGGACAATGGATTTCTCTACATTGGCAGCCGCCATGGCGATTCTCAGTTGGTGCGCCTAAGCTCGGAATCCATTGATGGCTCTTATGTCATACCAGTGGAAAACTTTACTAACCTGGCGCCCATTCTGGATATAGCTGTGGTGGATTTGGATCGACAGGGACAGGGTCAGATTATCACCTGCTCTGGCAGTTTCAAGGATGGCTCTCTACGTATTATtcgcattggcattggcattcaGGAGCATGCATGTATCGATTTGCCTGGCATTAAGGGTATGTGGTCTCTGAAAGTTGGCATTGATGACAGCGTCTATGAGAACACTCTGGTGTTGGCCTTTGTTGGTCACACGCGCATTTTGACGCTCTCTGGGGAGGAGGTTGAAGAAACCGACATTCCTGGATTTGCTAGCGATCTACAATCGTTCCTCTGCGCTAACGTGGACTATGATCAG CTTATACAAGTGACAGCGGAGAGTGTGCGTTTGGTGAAAAGCGCCACCAAGGCGCTAGTGGGTGAATGGAAACCAGATGGTGAACGCTCCATTGGCGTTGTTTCCTGCAACACCACCCAGATTGTCGTTGCATCTGCTCGTGAAATATTCTACATTTGCATAGAGGATGGCAGCCTGGTGGAGAAGTGTCGCAAGACATTGCCATACGAGGTTGCTTGCCTTGATGTTACACCCTTGGACGAGAAGCAGAACAAGTCAGATCTGGTTGCAGTGGGTCTGTGGACAGACATATCGGCTGTAATCTTGTCGCTGCCCGATTTGGAGACAATTTACACAGAAAAGCTAAGTGGCG AGATAATACCACGTTCTATATTGATGACCACATTTGAGGACATACATTATCTGCTGTGCGCATTGGGCGATGGTTCAATGTACTATTTCATTTTGGACAAGGCTAACGGCCAGCTGACTGAAAAGAAGAAAGTTACGCTGGGCACACAGCCAACCACATTACGAACCTTCCGCTCGTTCTCCACTACCAATGTGTTTGCCTGCTCGGACCGTCCCACGGTCATTTACTCTTCAAATCATAAGCTTGTCTTTTCCAATGTTAATCTGAAGGAGGTGAATCATATGTGCTCGCTGAATGCGCAGGCCTATCCGGATAGCTTGGCATTGGCCACCAAAAACTCTGTTATATTGGGTACAATCGACGAGATCCAAAAGCTGCACATTCGCACAGTGCCGCTTGGTGAAGGACCACGGCGAATTGCCTATCAGGAGGCATCTCAGACATTTGCCGTGTCCACGCTTCGCATTGATGTCCATGGACGTGGAGGGGCCAAACCATTGCGGAATAGTGCATCAACACAGGCTCAAAATATAACATGCAGCTCCAATATATTGCCCAAGCCAGGTGGCGGCAATTCCACAGCTGCAAACGCCGAAGTTGGACAAGAGATTGATGTTCACAACTTGCTTGTAATTGATCAAAATACCTTTGAGGTCTTGCATTCGCATCAGTTTGTGCCACCAGAAACAATTTCATCGTTGATGTCCGCTAAGCTCGGTGATGATCCTAATACCTATTATGTGGTAGCCACCTCATTGGTCTTTCCCGACGAGCCGGAGCCAAAAGTGGGCCGAATCATCATTTTCCATTATCATGACAACAAACTTACCCAAGTGGCTGAAACCAAAGTGGATGGCACTTGCTATGCGTTGGTGGAATTCAATGGCAAGGTTCTTGCCGGCATCGGCAGCTTTGTGCGTCTCTATGAGTGGACTAATGAGAAGGAGTTGCGTATGGAATGCAACATACAGAATATGATCGCTGCATTGTTTTTGAAAGCCAAGGGAGACTTTATTCTAGTCGGCGATTTAATGCGCTCCATTACATTGCTGCAGCACAAGCAGATGGAGGGCATTTTTGTGGAAATTGCCCGGGACTGCGAACCCAAGTGGATGCGTGCCGTGGAGATACTCGACGATGATACTTTCCTGGGTTGCGAAACACACGATAATCTCTTTGTGTGCCAGAAGGATAG TGCTGCCACTACAGATGAGGAACGTCAGTTGCTGCCAGAATTGGCGCGCTTCCATTTGGGCGATACAATTAACGTGTTTCGTCATGGCTCACTGGTCATGCAAAATGTTGGAGAACGTACAACGCCAATTAATGGGTGCGTACTGTATGGCACCTGCAACGGAGCCATTGGCATTGTCACCCAGATACCGCAAGATTTTTACGACTTTCTTCATGGCCTGGAGGAGCGTCTAAAGAAGATCATCAAGTCGGTGGGCAAAATTGATCATACATACTATCGTAATTACCAAATCAATACGAAAGTGGAGCCAAGTGAAGGCTTTATTGATGGTGATTTAATTGAAAGCTTTTTGGACTTGGGCCGAGAAAAGATGCGGGATGCGGTTCTTGGTCTTGAG TTGACGCTAAATGGTGAACGCAAGAGCGCGGATGTGGAGGATGTCATTAAGATTGTGGAGGATTTGACACGGATGCATTAA
- the LOC117790160 gene encoding gametogenetin-binding protein 2-like, translated as MARLTKVYNTEDDDSSYVGRRHLPLVAGDKLMMLMDLNSKGLVIDSPQIRGRELEEFSRKFNLLSESERKQSLEIDSSSFISVLNQCVQCVGCRRRVERLFYQLTESGHRTLDPLELRSTCTLGITEEKLKTPQALGTLLYRHHEVLNNLLDNKLRNKTRCVLHSLDTFRAKPFSETWREVWSAMSRNCRTEVTIIETKELHEVLDKYLKKHKFCAGCRTKIERAYKILIGEVSTKEKGYAAQLYAHIRKCVPDEHIHVSMNKIEFLDALIKRAEPEVNGSYSKLRERHAKTLEIAQEEVLTCVGMIMYERLRRIYVSLREEERACQVLAAVGVHALCRSFHERVEKKQGISNLELLYQEISRAEKAKELKREQKKLKKKKKKDEKKNMHRLCDNDNNANDDAAESDDEEEEDDVDDGVNAELEAEAETETEPEPVADIDDTVDDGIVILCADTEPKPSTPTPSDKPTKSKSKSKKQPKKKKQKPASKKANKLCNYDHLEDVASCHDLSKAGKCNDCLAPMPNCPCEQDVRDSGYGSDPPTSHANSRISSTISSPEGSEVSCADGLCNHDGLLLDEEHSSVADVAARNSYVSDLLYGQQMQMDNKFSLLQMWDDFDDYDKDDENCCYIPQEVVLAYQYQREQVQRQREKLRATLRQNFERLCLQRGVHIATVNANATSTGH; from the exons ATGGCGAGACTAACTAAAGTCTATAATACTGAAGATGATGATTCTAGTTATGTAGGCAGAAGGCATTTGCCTTTGGTAGCAGGTGATAAGCTAATG ATGCTAATGGACCTGAACAGCAAAGGACTTGTCATTGACAGCCCACAAATACGGGGTCGCGAACTGGAGGAGTTCTCACGTAAATTCAATCTGCTCTCGGAGTCGGAGCGAAAGCAATCTCTTGAGATTGACAGCAGCAGCTTTATTTCGGTACTGAATCAGTGCGTCCAATGCGTTGGCTGCAGGCGACGGGTGGAACGTTTGTTCTATCAGCTGACGGAATCTGGACACCGTACACTTGATCCGCTGGAGCTGCGTTCCACCTGCACGCTGGGTATAacggaagaaaaattgaaaactccGCAAGCGCTCGGCACTCTGCTCTATCGGCATCACGAGGTTCTCAACAATCTGCTGGATAACAAGCTGCGAAACAAGACGCGCTGTGTTCTCCACTCGCTAGACACGTTCCGGGCCAAACCGTTCTCGGAGACGTGGCGCGAAGTATGGTCGGCAATGAGCAGAAACTGCCGCACTGAGGTAACCATAATTGAGACCAAGGAACTGCACGAAGTGCTCGACAAGTATCTGAAGAAGCACAAGTTTTGTGCTGGTTGCCGGACAAAG ATCGAGCGTGCCTATAAAATACTCATTGGCGAGGTATCCACCAAGGAGAAGGGCTATGCGGCGCAGCTGTATGCGCACATACGCAAGTGTGTGCCCGACGAGCACATACATGTGAGCATGAACAAAATCGAGTTCCTTGATGCGCTCATCAAACGTGCCGAGCCGGAGGTTAATGGCAGCTACTCAAAATTGCGCGAACGTCACGCCAAAACGCTGGAGATCGCTCAGGAGGAGGTGCTCACATGCGTCGGCATGATTATGTACGAGCGCTTGCGTCGCATTTATGTTAGTTTGCGTGAGGAGGAGCGTGCCTGCCAAGTGCTGGCCGCTGTGGGTGTGCATGCGCTCTGTCGCAGCTTTCATGAGCGTGTGGAGAAGAAGCAGGGTATTAGCAACTTGGAGTTGCTCTATCAGGAGATCAGTCGCGCTGAGAAGGCTAAGGAGCTGAAGCGTGAGCAGAAGAAgctgaaaaagaagaagaagaaggatgAGAAAAAGAACATGCATCGTCTGTGTGACAACGATAATAACGCGAACGACGACGCAGCCGAATCTGATGACGAGGAGGAAGaggatgatgttgatgatggcGTTAATGCCGAGCTTGAGGCGGAGGCTGAGACTGAGACGGAACCGGAGCCTGTTGCTGATATAGATGATACAGTTGATGATGGCATTGTTATCCTCTGTGCAGACACAGAGCCAAAGCcgtcaacgccaacgccaagtGACAAACCAAcgaaatcaaaatcgaaatcgaaaaaGCAACCgaagaaaaagaagcaaaaaccTGCTAGCAAGAAAGCCAACAAGTTGTGTAATTATGATCATCTGGAGGACGTAGCCAGTTGCCATGACTTGTCCAAGGCTGGTAAATGCAACGACTGTCTGGCACCCATGCCCAACTGTCCCTGCGAGCAGGATGTGCGTGACTCTGGCTACGGTAGCGATCCACCGACATCGCACGCCAATTCGCGCATCTCCAGCACAATCTCGTCGCCAGAAGGATCTGAAGTTTCATGTGCGGACGGTCTGTGCAATCACGACGGACTGCTGCTGGACGAGGAGCACAGTTCCGTTGCCGATGTGGCAGCTCGCAACAGCTATGTGTCAGATTTGCTCTACggccaacaaatgcaaatggatAATAAGTTCTCATTGCTGCAGATGTGG gACGACTTTGACGACTACGATAAAGACGATGAAAACTGTTGTTACATTCCCCAAGAGGTGGTGCTGGCTTATCAATACCAGCGCGAGCAAGTGCAACGTCAGCGCGAAAAGCTACGCGCAACATTACGCCAAaattttgagcgtttgtgccTGCAGCGTGGCGTTCATATAGCCACCgtcaatgccaatgccacctCTACTGGCCATTAA
- the LOC117789981 gene encoding calcineurin B homologous protein 1, which produces MGNKSSLFLRHEEIAQIQNETGFTPNQIERLYSRFTSLDRNDCGTLSREDLMRIPELAINPLCERIVHSFFAESTDDRVNFRQFMNVLAHFRPLRDNKQSKLNSREEKLKFAFKMYDLDDDGVISRDELLSILHMMVGANISQDQLMSIAERTILEADLGCQGKISFEDFSKALERTDVDQKMSIRFLN; this is translated from the exons ATGGGAAATAAATCGTCACTTTTCCTGCGGCACGAAGAAATTGCCCAAATACAGAATGAAACCGGCT TTACACCAAATCAAATTGAACGCCTGTACTCGCGATTCACATCGCTGGATCGCAACGACTGCGGAACGCTCTCCCGGGAGGATCTGATGCGTATACCGGAGCTGGCGATCAATCCACTTTGCGAGCGCATTGTCCACTCGTTCTTTGCCGAGAGCACCGATGATCGCGTCAACTTCCGGCAATTTATGAATGTGCTGGCCCATTTCCGGCCACTGCGGGACAACAAGCAGAGCAAGCTGAACAGTCGGGAGGAGAAACTGAAGTTTGCCTTTAAGATGTATGATCTGGACGATGATGGTGTCATTAGCAGGGATGAGTTGCTATCCATTTTGCACATGATGGTGGGAGCAAACATTAGTCAGGATCAGCTGATGAGCATTGCGGAGCGCACAATTCTGGAGGCCGATCTCGGCTGTCAGGGCAAGATATCATTCGAGGATTTCAGCAAAGCGCTGGAGCGCACCGATGTCGATCAGAAGATGTCCATACGGTTCCTTAACTAG